The sequence below is a genomic window from Bacteroidales bacterium.
GTGGAACACCCTTCATAGGATTACCTTTTTCATCAACAGGAAAACTCTTTGCTCCCAAAGTAACTCCCTGATAAATCCTTACATTTTTTCCTATTATTGTTGTTTCACCAATAACGACACCAGTGCCATGGTCAATAAAAAAATATTCGTCAATTGAAGCACCGGGATGAATATCAATACCCGTTTCAGAGTGCGACATTTCGGCAATGATTCGAGGTATCAGAGGAACATCAAGCAAAACCAACTCATGCGCTATGCGATGATTAGTTAAAGCAAATATACTGGGATAACAAAATATTGCTTCCCCATAAGTTTTTGCAGCAGGGTCGCCGTTAAATGCCGCAATTACATCTGTTGAAAGCAAATGCTTTATTTTCGGCAATCTTGAAATAAACTCTTTTGCAATTTCCCTTGAATTATTTTCGCAATTCAAACATGAGTCATCATCTTTTTCGCACGAAAAACAAAATCCCCTTTTGATTTGTTCGGCAAGCAATCTGAATACTTTGTCAACATTAGCTCCAATATAATAATTCAATGATTCGGGACGCACATCAGAATTTCCGAAATAACCTGGAAATAAAACTCCCCTTAATAATGAAACTATTTCATTAAGTTCAGTAATAGATGGCATAGGGACTTCATGGAACTTGCGGTGATACAAAAATTCGTATTCTTTTGTACTACCAAGTTGTTTAATTATTTTATCAAAATCTGTATTTTGCATTTTCATTATATTTATTAATAAAAAAACAAATTTATAAATTAACTTTCAATAATAAAATTATTTGCAGCTAAATGCAATGTCGATTTCAAATAGTTTAAAGTTTCGGGATTTTGTTGTTAGTTGCACAACTTCATTATTCAATGTTCAATATTCGGTGTTCGATATTATTTTTAACAATTCAACCACAAACGTTTTTCACTATTCATTTAAATTTATTTCTGATTTTTTTCAAAATCACCTCTGCGTGTTTTAAAGCAGATTCTTCTGTTTGTCCTGCAATGTGAGGTGTTAAAATAACTTTATCGGAATTAATAAGATATTTAAAACTTTTATTATTTATTTTATTAAGATTTTCAAATGCTGAATTTTCATATTCCAAAACATCAAGTGCTGCTCCACGAATTTTTCCTGACTTTATGTTTTTCACTAAATCATCAGTTTTTATAATCTGTCCTCTTGATGTATTTATTAAAAAAATATTTTTTTTGAATTTATTTAAAAAATTATCATCAACCATATAATGAGTTTCACTTGTCAGGGGAAGATGAATGCTCAAAATATCGGCTTCACTAAATAAAGTACTGATGCTTGATTCCGTAACATATTTATCGGAATACTTCTTTTTATATTTATCATACGCCAGAATTTTTGCATCAAATCCCGATAATCTTTTTGCAAATGCACTTCCTGTATTTCCATATCCGATAATACCTATTGTTTTCCCTGAAATTTCCATTCCTTTATTTTCCTTTCTGTTCCATATTTTATTTTTTATCTGTTTATCGGCTTTGTTAATATTTTTCAATAATGAAAGGAGTAATCCTAATGCATGTTCTCCCACGGCATCTCTGTTTCCTTCGGGAGAATTTATGCAGGAAATTCCTTTTTTTTCAGCATATTTTACATCAATATTTTCCATGCCCGAACCTATTCTTGCAATAAATTTCAGTTTCTTCGCTTTATCAATCAAATTGCTGTCAACTCCTATTTTACTTCTTAAAACAATACCAAAACAATCATATATCTTATTTTCTATTTCACTTTTTGTTATTTCAGGTGAATAAATGCACGAAAAATCCGCTTTTTTCAGTTCTTTCAACAGAAAATCATGAACTGAATCAACTATCAATATTTTGTTCTCCAAATTTTTCATCATATCCGAATTTAAAATGTACAAAAATACTAAAAATGCAAAAGGAGGGAAAAGAAAAAATAATATTTCGATATAAATAAAATGTATCAAAAAAGAATTAAATTTGCACTCCTTTTTTATTTTTTATATGACAAGTGAAGCATTAAAAAAATTAGATAAAATAACTTTTCCCGGAGTACTCATTGCACTTGGCATAGTTTTCGGAGACCTTGGCACATCACCACTTTACGTTTTAAGAGCCATTACCGGACATACACCTATTGACAGCAACATGACATTAGGTGCTGTTTCATGTATTTTCTGGACATTAACTTTTCAAACTTCCATAAAATACATTTACTTAACGCTGAAAGCTGACAATAAGGGAGAAGGTGGTATTTTCTCGCTTTATGCACTTGTTAAAAGAACAAAAGTAAAGTGGCTTATTTTACCTGCCATTATTGGAGGAAGCATGCTTCTGGCAGATGGCATAATAACACCTGCAATTACTATTTCTTCTTCTGTTGAAGGATTGAAAGCAATATATCCCGATTTCCAAACGGTTCCGGTTGTTTTAATTATTCTATGTGGCTTATTTTTCTTTCAACAGTTTGGAACTGTTATTGTGGGAGAGTCATTTGGACCTATCATGGTTATTTGGTTTACAATGCTTGCTATTATCGGAGGCATTCATCTTCCGGGAAACTTATGGGTTTTCAAAGCTGTAAATCCATATTATGCTTATAATTTACTTGTTCATTATCCCGGTGGTTTCTGGTTGCTTGGTGCAATTTTTCTTTGTACTACCGGTGCTGAAGCTTTGTATTCAGATATAGGACACTGCGGTAGAAACAATATCAGAGTTAGTTGGTTATTTGTAAAAATAACTTTACTTATTAATTACTTCGGTCAAACAGCATGGTTGATTAATCATTCAGGAGAAACACTCAACGGAACAAACCCATTTTTCAGAGTTGTTCCCGATTGGTTTTTAATACCAAGCATTATTATTGCAACAATTGCTTCTATTATTGCAAGTCAGGCGATAATAAGCGGAGCATACACTCTCATAAGTGAAGCCATACACCTTAACTTTTGGCCAAAAATGAAAATTTCATATCCCACAAATCAAAGGGGACAACTGTATATACCAACAGTAAACTGGATATTGTTTTTGGGATGCTGTGGAGTTGTGCTTTATTTGCAGGATTCATCAAAAATGGAAGCAGCTTATGGGTTGGCAATAATTTTCACAATGCTTATGACTACTATATTATTAAGCTATTACATGGTGCTTAAACGTTACAACATAATATTTATAATACTTATTTTATCCACATTCGTTTTTATTGAAGCATCTTTTTTAATTGCAAATCTCAAAAAATTCACCAATGGAGGATGGATTACTTTATTTATTGCAACTTTGCTGTCAACAATAATGTACTTCTGGTATCATGGTCGTAAAATCAGAAATAAATATCTGCAATTCATTTATGTTGAAAAATACCTGAAAATCCTTTCTGAAATTTCAAAAGACAAATCCATACCAAAATTCGCAACTCATTTGGTTTACGTAATTAAAGCCGACAGGATAAATGAAATTGAAGCAAAAGTTTTCTATTCGATAATTGAGAAACATCCCAAAAGGGCTGATTTATATTGGTTCCTTCACGTTGATGTACATGACGAACCACACATGCGC
It includes:
- a CDS encoding serine acetyltransferase — its product is MQNTDFDKIIKQLGSTKEYEFLYHRKFHEVPMPSITELNEIVSLLRGVLFPGYFGNSDVRPESLNYYIGANVDKVFRLLAEQIKRGFCFSCEKDDDSCLNCENNSREIAKEFISRLPKIKHLLSTDVIAAFNGDPAAKTYGEAIFCYPSIFALTNHRIAHELVLLDVPLIPRIIAEMSHSETGIDIHPGASIDEYFFIDHGTGVVIGETTIIGKNVRIYQGVTLGAKSFPVDEKGNPMKGVPRHPIVEDDVIIYSNATILGRNTIGRGSVIGGNIWITKDVPPDTKVMQNKQK
- a CDS encoding NAD(P)-dependent oxidoreductase; translated protein: MMKNLENKILIVDSVHDFLLKELKKADFSCIYSPEITKSEIENKIYDCFGIVLRSKIGVDSNLIDKAKKLKFIARIGSGMENIDVKYAEKKGISCINSPEGNRDAVGEHALGLLLSLLKNINKADKQIKNKIWNRKENKGMEISGKTIGIIGYGNTGSAFAKRLSGFDAKILAYDKYKKKYSDKYVTESSISTLFSEADILSIHLPLTSETHYMVDDNFLNKFKKNIFLINTSRGQIIKTDDLVKNIKSGKIRGAALDVLEYENSAFENLNKINNKSFKYLINSDKVILTPHIAGQTEESALKHAEVILKKIRNKFK
- a CDS encoding KUP/HAK/KT family potassium transporter; translated protein: MTSEALKKLDKITFPGVLIALGIVFGDLGTSPLYVLRAITGHTPIDSNMTLGAVSCIFWTLTFQTSIKYIYLTLKADNKGEGGIFSLYALVKRTKVKWLILPAIIGGSMLLADGIITPAITISSSVEGLKAIYPDFQTVPVVLIILCGLFFFQQFGTVIVGESFGPIMVIWFTMLAIIGGIHLPGNLWVFKAVNPYYAYNLLVHYPGGFWLLGAIFLCTTGAEALYSDIGHCGRNNIRVSWLFVKITLLINYFGQTAWLINHSGETLNGTNPFFRVVPDWFLIPSIIIATIASIIASQAIISGAYTLISEAIHLNFWPKMKISYPTNQRGQLYIPTVNWILFLGCCGVVLYLQDSSKMEAAYGLAIIFTMLMTTILLSYYMVLKRYNIIFIILILSTFVFIEASFLIANLKKFTNGGWITLFIATLLSTIMYFWYHGRKIRNKYLQFIYVEKYLKILSEISKDKSIPKFATHLVYVIKADRINEIEAKVFYSIIEKHPKRADLYWFLHVDVHDEPHMRDYKVTELIHKTAYRIDFKLGFRVIPRLNIMFRKVLNDMVANKEIDIKSRYDSLSKTEVTGDFRFVFIEETLSHDNDLSIYEKIVLDAYFYLRHISLPDVKAYGLDSSLITFEQYPLMISPARDVNLKRIH